ATCCTGTAATGTGTTTAATATATTTTTTAACGGTTCCTTTTCCTGCAAATCCCTTAAGCCTGGTGTATTTGGTGAACTGACATTGACGACAAAGTAATCTACATAATCAAAGAGTGCATTGAAGCAATAAATATAGTCGTTTACCGCTTCTTCGTTTGGTGTCACTTTATTTTTTCCAATGTTACCACCGATCAGAAGCCCTTTTCGGTCTTTTAGGTTCTTCAATCGGGTAGCAGCAACATCCGCACCCTGATTATTGAACCCCATGCGGTTGATCAGCGCTTCGTCTGGTACAAGGCGAAACATCCGTGGTTTATCATTCCCCGGTTGTGGTTTTGGTGTAACGGTTCCGATTTCAATAAAACCAAAACCTAAATTAGTCATGTCGGAGATATATTCGGCATTTTTATCGAAGCCCGCTGCCAGGCCTACTGGATTTTTAAATTTCAATCCAAAGACCTCACGTTCCAAGCGAGGATCTTCTACCGTAAAAATAGCATTCAATAATTGCTTGGCACCCCAAATTTTTGAGAAGACATTCAATCCGCTGGTCACTTTGTGGTGAGCCATCTCCGGATTCATTGTAAAGAATATAGGTTTGACTAATTTATACATAATCGCAAAGTTAGTCAAACAAGAAGAAATATTCATTACTTTTGTACTTTTGCATTTGAAATGATATCAATAAATAATTTAACATTTGAAATAGGATCCCGTGCGTTGTATGATGAGGCAAACTGGCACATCAAACCAGGTGATAAAGTAGGTTTAATTGGCGCCAATGGGGCTGGAAAATCAACCTTATTGCGTTTGATCGTTGGACAATATGCCCCAACTTCGGGAACAATTTCCATGGCAAAAGATTTAAAGATCGGTTACCTAAACCAGGACTTATTATCTTACCATTCGGACAAGAGCATTCTATACGTCGCTATGGAAGCGTTCGAACGTCAAA
The window above is part of the Sphingobacterium sp. ML3W genome. Proteins encoded here:
- a CDS encoding quinone-dependent dihydroorotate dehydrogenase, yielding MYKLVKPIFFTMNPEMAHHKVTSGLNVFSKIWGAKQLLNAIFTVEDPRLEREVFGLKFKNPVGLAAGFDKNAEYISDMTNLGFGFIEIGTVTPKPQPGNDKPRMFRLVPDEALINRMGFNNQGADVAATRLKNLKDRKGLLIGGNIGKNKVTPNEEAVNDYIYCFNALFDYVDYFVVNVSSPNTPGLRDLQEKEPLKNILNTLQDLNKAKSAPKPILLKIAPDLTDSQLDDIVEIVMETQIAGVIATNTTISREGLKSQQDLTQEAGGVSGRPLTKRSTEVIRYLSEKSNKAFPIIGVGGIHSAKDAIEKLDAGASLIQVYTGFIYEGPGLIANICKGILQTGR